The sequence agggtaaagagggagaaaggaacggaaggaaagacagaggatgtcagaggagggtaaagagggagaaaggaacggaaggaaagacagaggatgtcagaggatgtcagaggagggtaaagagggagaaaggaacgGAAGGAAAAACAgaggatgtcagaggatgtcagaggagggtaaagagggagaaaggaacggaaggaaagacagaggatgtcagagggtaaagagggagaaaggaacggaaggaaagacagaggatgtcagaggagggtaaagagggagaaAGGACAAAGAGAGGATGGAGAACAGATTCACATCTCCACTGGTCAGACAGAGACATGGAACACATGCAGTATTGAACTTAACTCATAGTGAGAAAACCTTCAAGTTTCCACTCAGCAGTGCAGTGCTCTGCAAGATAGGCTAGTGCTCTCCAGTACTTGAGGCCCCTGTCCCCGCAGCTGATGAGAGTGCCAACGGGTACTCCAGTCCCATTAAGcgcagtctccctctctcctcccatcgcTTCATATCTTTGCCCTCACATCTCCTCTCACCTCAGAGCTAAACGGCATAGATGATATAAGCACACTGAACTTTGGGGGTAAATTTTTAACCTTTCGATATATGCGTATTATTGTGTGCTTTGGCTCATTGTAGAGTTCTCGTTCGGGGTTGGGAGTTTATCATCTCACAAATTGCAATTGAATAAAATGGAATGATACCCTAGAGCAACATTTCAGAGATTGTCTATTGTATAGGCTAATCACCACACCACTTTTATAATCCTTAGTTAGCTCTCTGTGAATAAGACTAGAGGATTGTTTGTTATAGTATGGCTCCATTCATCGTGCTCAAGAAAGTAAACTTTACAGGAAGAGCCAGATGTCATTATTTATCATCTTACGTCTCATTTATTTATGAAACAGAAAAAGAATGGAATTCTCGGTTGAATTCTTCTTGAATTATTTACACTGAAATGGTTAATTCCATACAAGGCCTCAGAAGATCTCGGCTCTGTTCTGTTTAATACTTTATTATCTTTCCTAAACCAAAAACacaggagaaaggaagagagagggaaaagtagTTTATCCATCCTGGACCCTATAATTGTTCTTCAACTCCTATTTAGGAAGTGTTTATGGAACATTTTAGGATGCCTAAAATTCGTGAAGTTATGTTGAATAATTTATTGTTTTTGACAACTTAAGGTTTTTGGGATATTGTAGGATTTTAGGGTGGGAAAGCTATTGCTGTAGGTCTATAATGTTATTTCTTACTAAATTGGCTTGATGCAACGACATTAATGAAGCATCTTATAAAGTGATAATTATATGACGGGTGGGATAATTCAAAGAATCAAAATAAGTCCATGATGTAGGCCTTTACTATATATATTTACAAGATGTTTACCTGATCGAATTTGAACTGATTTGTATCAATATTATTCATCCATTCGATTTCTCTCATGCCATGTATTATTCAAACCGTTGAAAAGTCTCACTCAACCCTCGGGTTGAATGGCATCACGTCATGGATCTCTTAAAATGTTAGGCCTAGGCTACTCCTATCCCTTCAACGGGAAAATACGAAGATATTGCATGAAGTCAGTGGAGATAAAGCTATTAGATTAAGAAGTGTGTTAAGGAGCTCAACTCTTCGCTAATGGAGTATATTCTATAATGGAGTATATTTTATCATGACCCGTTTAGAGAGCGGTGGATGCGCAGCTCATGGTCCCAGGTTGATGCAGTCAAAAGCCGCCTAATGAAAAGAGACGCATCGCTGATTGCTGCTATATCTGGGCCCGCTGTGGAAGTGGCATCGATTTAACAATTTAGCAGCCCTGTCCTCTGTGTTGGAATTAGTCACGGCTCAACGATGCCCAGCTTGCcgccttttacacacacacacataaatgagGGAGAAATATCCTACATTCTCTCTCGCACTCCAAGGTGCATTAATTGAGGAACTATATGTGCAAAATATTTAGTCTTGGAGGAAATTGAAAGTTCAatacaaaatataaaataaacCTAGAAATATAATAGGTAAAAATATGGTTattattatatacatatatatattgcATGTCATTACTAGACTATGATATATGTGCATATGATTTAGTAGATGTTGGTTTACGCGACacaatttcagcaccatggagagcGAACACAAGGCACCCATAAAGGTTCATCCTTTCAATTTTGCCTTAATAACAAATTTAAGATCGTTGCATTTGCAAAACGTAGGCTACAGGCTGGTTAACAACGTACCctgtttcagcaccatggagagcGAACACAAGGCGAAATCACACTCAACAGAGAACATCATTCTGCAAAAAAAACAATTGTTTATTTCCGTGACTCATCAACTGCAATCGGACTTTAGTGCAAGAAGTGTGAAATACGTCTAACAGATGTGATCATAAGcaaaacatactgtatattatgcACTACTTGGTTTAAGAGGAAACATTGTGCTGTCATGCTTCAGGTTATTATAAGAGGTCTGGAAAAGGTGTACACCACTAGGATACTCTGTGTCCCCACTTCCCAGATCATAAAACAACATATTATCAGTGTGTTTTAGTGATTCAACAATCCAGAACTTTTTAATCTGTTGAATGTGGGGGATCATTTTACTGGGAGAATGGGTAGGCTACTACTTTGCTTTTCTTAGTGTCCAAAGGGATTGAATCCCTCTTTTTTCCACTCgtttaaaaatccatttaaagTGAAAGTAGTCTGAATTTGATATTTATGCAAAACGTCATTGTTCTGATGTTTGTCATTTTAACGTCATTATACTGCCGTTTATGTGCATTCATGTATTGACATTTTTCAAAAACAAAAAAAGGCATGGAAGCATGTGGTATCATAAGGAGTTCAGATAGCCTTCTGCTCAGGTTGAGTTCATTCAAATGGTGAGAGGATAGcagtctctgtatgtctctctaagGAAGTCGATACATACTGCAAAGACGAGGTAACATGTTCAACAGAGTTCTGCCTTCCATCGCCTATCCAGTTAACCCAATCCACACCCTGTCCATTGCTGACTTGGACAGCACAGGTTTAAAGGAACTCTGTCTGAAAAGGGGGTCGTGGAAGACCCCGTCCACCCAATCTCTCAGAGTAGCCACTGGCGAGTCCTGCTGCTCAGCCGCCCTCACCTTCAGGTTGGGTACTTCGGTCAGATACCCCCCTGGGGAGAGGGCCTCGCTGGGGGTGGTTGTGTGCATGCAAGGAGGGAACTCAGGTTGGATAGCAACAGTTTGTGCAATGGACCAGATGTTAGGTTTGCTGCTCTCTGTACTTCGCAGGTCCCGTTGAGTGTAGAATGAGTTGGTATTTCGGTCGTGGTCTGGTGTGTTTTTGAGGCAATCTGCTGACTGTGGCAATCGTTCATTCCCGTGTCGGAGTGTGTCTGGGGTATGTGTGAGTGGGCTGTTGGAAGGGTCTTTGGGATGGTGGCGCTGGTCCGGTGGTGTGTGTACTGGGGTGTCTTTGGTGTGAAACGGGTGTTTAGGGTCGCAGTCAGAACCATCTGACTCCAGCAGATCAAAGTCCTCCAGGTCACTCTGTTTTAGGTCCACACACCTCCCCGTTACAGAGTCTACAACCAAAAAATACAAAGATGTTTTAACAATCACAAAATTGACAGGACGGATAGAAAGCAACTTCCATATAAATGAATGGGAAGCCATTTTAACAGCCAGGTCACTCGTGATACCAGTCGgtattcgacgtccatccatgatgtcacaaggtgaatgcaccaatttgtaagtcgctctggataagagcgtctgctaaatgacttaaatgtaaatgtaaatgtctgtggATGTcaggagatgacgtggaaaccatCCACTTGGGGAAAcagtaagcatctgcctctgattccaacgGTTGAACGTTTGAATCCTGCGatagcctatcccaaaccttaaccctatacCTTAACCACTCAGAGTTAATGCCTCACCTTAAgaatttggagttaatgcctgaacttaaccaTAAACACTTCGAAATTTGATGTTTGGAACAACTTCCAAATTTTAAGTTTGAGAAAAATGGATGAACATCTGATTCTGAGTTGACTGTGAGAGCGGGTAGCATGTTAATGGGTTCGTCTAGTTAATTATATAAATCTATGGTACACATGCACTCACCATCAACATCTATCTCGCGTTTGATTGTCTCCTCCTGTTGCGATCCCTCCACACCATCACTGTCATCTTCACAGCCCCTCTCATCAGAGCTTTTATTGGCTCGTGGTGACCATGTGACTTTGTTCTCCTTCTTCAACCTCCGCCGTGCATTGGCAAACCACGTGGACACCTGAATGAACAAACACATTAATAAATCATTACATATTTGATCAATTCCCAAGCCTACTGTTGTGGCCCTGAGCACGgcacttaacccctaaacctGCTCCAGGGGCATCGTATGTATGTGTATTTGGGTCTTTAGGAGGCTTTAGGATaaagcagaagacacatttctgtGGGATGTAATCTTCTTCTGTGATTAACCAGTGCCTAGTACTCCTCGATCGAGCATGTACTGTTACACATGACAAGTTCAGAAGAGCTCCAACTAACATATTCATCCCCAAACACTGAGCCAGTTGTTACCTGTGTAAGTGTCATCTTGGTGATGATGGCCAGCATGATCTTCTCTCCCTTGGTGGGATACGGGTTCTTCTGGTGCTCCTGCAGCCAGGCCTTCAGAGTGCTGGTGGTCTCCCTGGTAGCGTTCTTCCTCCGTGCTGCGGCACTGTCCACAGATGACCCATACCTGGGAGAAGCGGGGTGAGGGGAGTGGTGTCAGAATAGGAGTGAATTTGACAGAGAAACTCTTCCAAATATTGCATTTTTCACATTATGTTGAATGGATCTAATATGTGCTGGAGCTTCGTTTTCAAATATTGTATTTTTTCCTCCTTGTACTTGGTGTTTGACGTATATGTTCAAGAGATATACATGTGTAGATGGAACTATGTTATGCATCAATGCCTTATTCCTATTTCTCATATTTAGATCATATTTTGATGTTTACAAGAATTACAAGTTATTTAGAAACAGATAACATAGTAGTAGACATACCCATATCGGTCATATGGATACTGCCCAAATGCGTAATCATATGGATAGTATGCAGGGGTTTGAGAGGCCCCCACATGTGCAGACGCTCCATCTTTGGACTCCAAGGTTCCCTGCAGATATGAAATCAAAAGACTTCCATTGACATAACTTGACAAAACCTTTCAAAAACGGAGTCAATTATGTTTTGTTTAGTCTATTTTGCTCACCACAGATATGGATCAGTCCAGTGCGCACGAATTGGACAAAGGTTTGTCCTTTTTTATTTTCGCTGACATGACCAATTAAATgaaaaaagaagaaaaataaaaaagaagAAGGAAAGTCAATATAGGAAAAAAAAAGCCTACCTACCCTGGCATACAGAGCTGTTGCGTCGCCTCCGCAGGTGCCATAGTACCCTTGGCTCTTTCCATAGCCAGCTCCATACACACCCAGACCTATACCCGGGGTTGGTATCTCCTGGCCCGGGGAGCCGAGCAGCCTGCTCTCGTACGCTGGGCACCGAAGAGGCTGGGGCGAGGGATGCGTCACACCTGAGTCCAGGAGAGACCTTCCGCCAGGCTCGAAGCAGCTGGCCAAAGAGCTCGTGCTCATGAGGAACTGGCGCGAAAACAAGAAAACATTATTTAGTACAAATATAGACAATAGGCAATACATGAGCACAAAACGAAAAAGGCTACCAATAAATCAgttattttgtaaaaaaaaaaacgtagGCTATTTGATGTATCTGCAAAGCCGGAGACACTAGCTTATAAAGTACAGAAACAAACAATGTTTTCCTTCACCACACTTTCAAGTTTCTTCTAATTGAGTGAAAAACGCATTACCTGGTGTGTGGGTGAATAGGGGTATCCTAGCTGCGGGTAAGCCATGATATCAAACATCAGTAAATGGCGGCAAACTTTAAAGGATCAAGCACCAGCACAATGTCCAACTGTCACTCATCAATGCATCAGGATCAAGTAGCCCGTAGacgctgatctaaggtcagttccGAAGAAAGAATCTGGGTAAATTACACGTGTGCTAGATCTGTGCGTAAAGGTAACtttgactaaatcaaatcaacacCAAGACACTGCTTTCCACTGCGGGTAACGTGCCGGCACCCAATATTTGGTTTGTAATGAACAGTCTGCTTCAGCTGTTCTTCGGCTCTTCTATTGAGGTATGAGAGAAATATCAGCTATAGAGCAATTCTCCCTTGGGATGTTTTTTTGGGGATGGCTCAGGTGTCCAAGTCGGTTGACGGTTGGTGACGCGCTGAATTAATGAATATGTTTACCGTCCAGTCAGTCTGGTGAAACACATTATTTGCAGTCCAAAGAGGCAGGGATGTTGTGATCTATGATCCACAAACCAACCATGCCACTCCTGATGCGCTCTCTGCTTTTAACTCGCCCGTCTCTCTGACGTCACATGGACTCCGGCGTGCACAACTACTGGTCATTTCCTTCAGCATATTTAGTTCAGGACCTTCGATTTAGCCCCGTTTCGTGGAGAAATACAAATGTGtaaaataatacactatatattaaATCAATTAAAAGTGGTCAAAATGCATCATCGGGTTAGAAAAGCCTACTTTCATTGAGAAAACAAAAACGAAGGTATAGGCCTAAATTCCTCCGAATTATTTTGAAGAATAAACGTATCAAACTCTGCTTTCGTTGAACTACAAGACAGGAAAGAAAATACAACTATATAACTCTGGGCAGTTTCTCCAAACTGTCTAAAACCATAGACTCCTTCCCGTTATTGCCGGTGTCTGTGAACGACAGACCTGCTCGCTTAACGATTTTTGTTTCCACACGAGCGCACACACCGCCCCGGGGTCCCGGTAAATataatgaggatgtgttcaaatcgctcccttcctccctccctccctcccgctctccctctctccctccgaaacacacacacacacacacacacacacacacacacacacacacacacacacacacacacacacacacacacacacacacacacacacacacacacacacacacacacacacacacacacacacacacacacacacacacacacacacacacacacacacacacacacacacacacacacacacacaccttacatcAGAGGTGGAACAAGGAATGATGTGAAAGCTCTATCGCAGATGATTGATGACTATGAGATGATATTAGCATAATAGCTTTTTATTCCTGTAGTTTAGATAACATGTCACCTCAATGAAATTACCTCCTGACTCCTGATCAAGCTGTTATAGTGGTGAGGAGATTATAATAGCCAGGTCTGAACGAATTAATCAAACAATAAGCACGTCTCTTATCTTGAGAGGGCATCATTTCCAACTCAGTGGCTGTGATGATGATAAATTCAAAGTTTCCCTGGAAGAGGAAATGCTATTCATATTGTGATTTAGCTGTATTATACATTATTGTTTACCTGTTTTTTAATGACTAAAGGTCAAATTGTAATTATATCCTAAtaagatgtgtgtttgtgtgtgtgtgtgtgtaagtgtgtgtgtgtgtgtgtgtgtgtgtgtgtgtgtgtgtgtgtgtgtgtgtgtgtgtgtgtgtgtgtgtgtgtgtgtgtgtgtgtgtgtgtgtgtgtgtgtgtgtgtgtgtgtgtgtgtgtgtgtgtgtgtgtgtgtgtgtgtgtgtgtgtgtgtgtgtgtgtaagaatcACCCTATCAGAGTAATTCTTAACAGATCAATGTCATCTCTCCCCAGAGACTATCCAAATACGTCATCCTTAATAAAAACACTTGACATGAGATTTTACTGATATAACAATATTGTAACTGTATCTGTCATTACTAATCTAAAGCATTAAAGATGATgagtatctcatctctctctccctctcttgctcacTCAACTCTCTCGGTcttcctttctcccccctctctcatctctctcctgctctctccctcctctctcattctccccctctccctcctctctcatctctctcatctctctccccctctccatcctctctcattctctccccgtctccctcctctctcattctctccccctcttcctcctctcattctctccacctctcctcctcatctcccctgctctctcatctctctcctgctctctccctcctctctcattctccccctctccctcctctctcatctctctccccctctccatcctctctcattctctccctgtctccctcctctctcattctctccccctcttcctcctctcattctctccccctctccatcctctctcattctctccccgtctccctcctctctcattcactccccctcttcctcctctcattctctccccctctctccctccgctcccctgctctctcatctctctcctgctctctccctcctctctcatctctctcctgctctctccctcctctctcattctccccctctccatactctctcatctctcttcccctcctctctcttctctctccccctcctctctcatctctctctccctcctctctcatctctctcatctctctccccctctccatcctctctcattctctccccatctcccgtctccctcctctcattctctccccctcttcctcctctcattctctcccctctctccctcctctgtccctcctctattatctctcccttgctctctccctcctctctcattctctccccctctctccctcctctctccctcctctctcatctctctcctgctctctccctcctctctcatttctcccttgctctccccctcctctctcatctctctccccctctctccctcctctctcatctctcccttgctctctccctcctctctcatctctcccttgctctctccctcctctctcattctctccacctctctccctcctctctctccctcctctctcatctctctcctgctcactccctcctctctcatctctccccctctccctcctctctcatctctcccttgctctctccctcctctctcattctctccccctctctcccttctctctccctcctctctccctcctctctcatctctctcctgctctctccctcctctctcatctctcccttgctctctccctcctctctcatctctctcctgctctctccctcctctctcatctctcttctgctctctccctcctctctcattctccccccctccctccctctctcccttgctctctccctcctctctcattctctcccccttcttctcctctctcccttgctcgctccctcctctctcattctccccctcccccctctctcccttgctctctccctcctttctcattctaaccccctctctcacttgctctctccctcctctctcattctctccccctcccccctctctcccttgctctctccccctccccctctctcccttgctctcctcatcctctctcattctctccccctctccctcctctctcattcccccctctctcccttgctctctccctcctctctcattctctccccctctcccgtaGCAGCTAAAAGGGTAATCATGTTTCTGTTCTCTTATTCTGCATCATTGATGAGAAGGGTCAGTGGATTTATACCGTAGGCTTAGTTCACTGACTCCTTCCCCTCTTTAGGGCTTCTCTTGAGGGCCCTTATTAGGGGTATGAGAACACCTTCTGATAGCCTGGCTAATGTGGAAGTATAGTATAGAAGTATTCTGTTTAGGACATTATAGTGTGTGTTACAGTATGGTAGATTGTGGGTTAGGTTCATTCAAGTTTACAACTGTATAGGTTTGTTATAATCCTCTTcctcagagagaaaaagagaaagggagagagagagcaagagagagagagagagagagagcaagagagagagagatagagagagagagagagaaccttgtGCT comes from Oncorhynchus gorbuscha isolate QuinsamMale2020 ecotype Even-year linkage group LG24, OgorEven_v1.0, whole genome shotgun sequence and encodes:
- the LOC124012894 gene encoding iroquois-class homeodomain protein irx-4-A-like, which produces MFDIMAYPQLGYPYSPTHQFLMSTSSLASCFEPGGRSLLDSGVTHPSPQPLRCPAYESRLLGSPGQEIPTPGIGLGVYGAGYGKSQGYYGTCGGDATALYARGTLESKDGASAHVGASQTPAYYPYDYAFGQYPYDRYGYGSSVDSAAARRKNATRETTSTLKAWLQEHQKNPYPTKGEKIMLAIITKMTLTQVSTWFANARRRLKKENKVTWSPRANKSSDERGCEDDSDGVEGSQQEETIKREIDVDDSVTGRCVDLKQSDLEDFDLLESDGSDCDPKHPFHTKDTPVHTPPDQRHHPKDPSNSPLTHTPDTLRHGNERLPQSADCLKNTPDHDRNTNSFYTQRDLRSTESSKPNIWSIAQTVAIQPEFPPCMHTTTPSEALSPGGYLTEVPNLKVRAAEQQDSPVATLRDWVDGVFHDPLFRQSSFKPVLSKSAMDRVWIGLTG